Sequence from the Candidatus Obscuribacterales bacterium genome:
ACCAAACTCTGCTCCAACATCGAGGGGCAATGTTAAGATTGCTGATTGCCGATATCTATCCCCCTCGGCACAATATTGGCTACCATCCCGACCTCAGCAGTCCCCGCGCACTGATCACCGTTGAACGGGCCAAAGAACGCTGGCCCCAAGCCCACTTCACGCTGATTATTGGCTCCGATTTGGTAGATCAACTGCCGCGCTGGTACCAAGTAGACGAGCTCCTGCACCAGATTGATCTGCTCGTGGTGCCCCGGCCTGGGTATCCTCTAGAAGACGGGAACTTAGATCAGCTGCGGCAGATGGGAGCTACGGTGGCGATCGCTGACCTCACCGGTCTAGCAGTTTCGTCCACGGCCTACCGCAAAGCCGGAGATACGGCTATTCTCACGCCTCCCATTGAGGACTATATCCATCGGGAGCAGTTGTACGCATGTCAGAACGGAGCCAACGAAAGCCTACCGACCTGGTAAGCCCACTTGCCGAGTTTAAGGTGGGAGTTGATAGCGTCATCTTTTCGGTAGACAGTGACCAAAATCGCCTCCTAGTGCTCTTGGTTATGCGCCAAGATGCGCCTTTTTCCGGCGAATGGAGCCTACCTGGCACCTTAGTCCGTCAAGGAGAATCCCTAGAAGGCTCAGCCTATCGAGTGCTCTCCGAAAAAATCCGCGTCGAAAACCTTTACCTCGAACAGCTCTATACCTTCGGCGGCCCCGACCGCGATCCCAGGGAAGCCGAAACCAGCTATGGCGTACGCTACCTATCCGTTAGTTACTTTGCTCTTGTGCGGTTTGCCGAAGCCGAATTAATTGCCGATGGCGTCAATGGCATTGCCTGGTACCCCCTAGGGCAAGTTCCCAGATTGGCATTTGACCACCAGCAAATCCTCGACTATGGCTACCGCCGCCTGCGCAATAAGTTGGAATACAGCCCCATTGCCTTTGACGTTTTACCCGAAATGTTTACCCTCAATGATCTGTACCAGCTCTATACCACCGTCTTGGGTGACCATTTTGCTGACTATTCCAACTTCCGCACTCGCATCCTCAAACTAGGCATCCTCAGCGATACAGGCATTAAAACCTCCCGTGGAGCCGGGCGTCCCGCCAGCCTCTATCGATTTGATGCCGAAGCCTTTGCACCGCTGAAGGATAAACCCCTCGTCTTTGTCTAGCCGCCATTCACCCTGTCTAGCCAGCCTCCCCAAACTAGTAGCTACCCCCCATTGAGATGGTTCGGGATACCAGCATGACGGGCCGGTCAACCCGTAAGGACTCTATAAGCCTGCATCCTCTCTCCTCCCTCTACCCCTATGACTCCTCCCACCCTCTCCCTGGCGATCGCTCAACTGAATCCGACCATTGGTGACCTTGCGGGCAATGCTCAGCAGATTTTGACCGCCGCCCAAACGGCTGCGGCCCAGGGGGTGCGGTTACTGCTCACCCCAGAACTCTCCCTCTGTGGCTATCCCCCCCGCGACCTGCTGATGCAGCCTCGGTTCATCCAGGCCATGGCAGATACGCTGCACCAGTTAGCCCGTGACCTGCCGCCCCAGATCGCTGTCTTGGTGGGTACCATTGATCCCAATCAGCGATCGCCCCAGGGAGAGAAACCGCTGTTCAACAGCGTGGCGTTGTTAGAACAGGGTGACATTCAACAGATCTTTCACAAGCGTCTATTGCCGACCTACGATGTTTTTGACGAAGATCGATACTTTCAACCAGGGGAAGATATCAACACCTTTGCAGTGACCTTATCCGATGGCTATCGCGTGACGCTAGGAGTGACCATCTGCGAAGACCTCTGGAACGATGAGGAGTTTTGGGGCAAGCGCAGCTATCAGGTGGATCCCATTGCTGATTTAGCCAGCCATGGCGTCGATCTAGTTCTGAATCTATCGGCATCTCCCTACAGCGTCGGTAAGCAAGCGATTCGAGAGGCGATGCTACGCCATGCTGCCCTGCGTCACCAGGTACCTATTCTCTACGTCAATCAAGTCGGCGGTAATGATGATTTGATCTTCGACGGCAGTAGCGTGGCCATGAATGCTCAGGGACAGACCGTGGTGCGTGCCTTGCCCTTCCAGCCTGACCTCCAGTTTCTAGACTACGACCTAGCCCTTGGTGACGTGACCGCAGATCCAGAGGCGATCGCTCCCCAGCCCGCCAGCCATGATGGGGAAATCTGGTCAGCGCTGGTGCTGGGCGTTCAGGACTATGCTAGAAAATGCGGCTTTTCCCGAGCGGTCATCGGTCTCAGCGGCGGTATTGACTCTGCTCTGGTAGCGGCGATCGCCACCGCCGCTCTAGGAGCCGATCAGGTGCTGGGCGTCCTGATGCCCTCTCCCTACAGCTCCGACCATTCCCTTGCAGATGCCTACGCCCTGGCCAAAAACTTGGGCATCCGCACTGAAACCTTACCGATCGCTGGCTTAATGTCTGCCTATGATGACACCTTGGAGGATCTGTTTGCCGGCACCAGCTTTGGCATTGCCGAGGAAAATATCCAGTCTCGGATTCGCGGCAATTTACTGATGGCGATCGCCAACAAGTTTGGCTACCTGCTGCTGTCTACCGGCAATAAGTCAGAGCTGGCGGTAGGCTACTGCACCCTCTACGGCGATATGAATGGTGGTCTAGCGGCGATCGCTGATGTCCCCAAAACGCGGGTTTATTCCCTCTGTCGCTGGCTCAATTCTAATGACGACCCAGCGGTGCCCTGGCGGCTGCCGCAGAGCACTTCGGGAGAGATCATCCCCAATGCCATTCTCACCAAACCCCCCAGCGCCGAACTCAAACCCGACCAGAAAGATTCCGACTCCCTGCCCGACTACGACACCCTGGATGATATTCTCTGCCGACTGGTCACCCGCCACCAGTCTCCGAGCGACATTGTTGCTGCCGGCCATGACCCAGGTATTGTCAATCGCGTCATGCAGCTTGTCACCCGCGCCGAATTTAAGCGCAAGCAGGCCCCTCCCGGCTTAAAGATCACCGATCGCGCTTTTGGTACCGGTTGGCGGATGCCCATCGCTAGCCGCTGGATCGCCACGGTTCCATCTCCTAGTTCCGCCTCCTAGGTTCAGCACGCCAGAACCAACCAGCCCCAGTAGGTCATCGCCTTCCCAAGCGACTAAGCTACAATGGCCCTCATCCATCCTTTAGATTTTGTTCACCTTTGGACTTGGTGCCCCTGCGTATGACGACGGTACACCCTGCTGATGCAGCTATCCATCCCCTAATAATGACTGCATCCCCCACTATCACCCCTGATCGAGTTAAACAAACCACACGCAAAACCTATCCCAACTTTAAGGTGATTGTGTTGAATGACGACTTCAACACCTTTCAGCACGTGGCTGCCTGTTTGATGAAATACATTCCCCAAATGACCAGCGATCGCGCCTGGGAACTCACCAATCAGGTGCATTTTGAGGGGCAAGCCATTGTTTGGACGGGGCCGCAAGAACAGGCGGAACTGTACCATCAGCAACTCAGTCGCGCCGGGCTCACCATGGCTCCCTTGGAAGCCGCCTAATCCAGCCCACCTTCATACCTCATCATGGCTCAACCACCCAGCGGACGCTTGGTTTGGAATCATTCCACCCACATTCCCGGACTGATACCTATCCTAGAAACGTTACTCAAACGTCAAACCACCATCACCACCATCACACCAGCGGTAATCGGGCGATCGCGGGCCCATAGTCCTAAGCTCACGCTGCGTGTCTCCGTGCCAGTCCTGGGTGGCTTTAAGCTGATCGCCCGAAAAGGCAAGCAATTTCAAGAAGTATTTGTAATTACAACGCTGGAAAAACCAGATCTAGAAGAGGCGATCGCTGACGTGCTGACCAAGTAGCAGTCTCCAGCTCCCGCCTGGCACAGTGCAAGATTAGTCGCCCTTGAGGGTGTCTAAAGCGTCTCTAGATCGCACCCCAACAAAGCGCGCTTAAAGCAATTGTTCAATCTGCCGAAACACCCGCTCCACTTCTAGCCAGAGCGATCGATTATTGGGATCGGTTTGTAGCGCTTTTTTGAGGTAAATCCTGGCCTTATCAAGCTGCCGTTGCCTCACGAGATGTTGACCAAAGCGCTGATAGGTAATCGCCTGCCACTGCTTCACTTCCCGATCTTTCGGCAATCGCTGGGATAAGCCTTCCACCAAAGCGATGGCCCTGGGAAACCGCTGCTCTTTGAGCAGGTGCTGAAGCTGCTTGTAGCTGTGCTGCTTTAGCTTGCGATCGGTGTCCGACAGGGTGGGATCAAGACGAATCTGGGGCGCAGGGGATTTTGACGGACTAGGAGAGGGCGATCGCTCCGCTGGCCGCTTGACATGGATACGCACCTTAGGAGGCTGAGACGACGGCGTTGGAGAGGGCGTCGCACTCGGTGTAGACGTAGACCGAGACGTCTCTTCGGGCACCACATCCATTAAGTACTTATAGGCTTCGGTGATCTGGATGAACTTTTCTTCCGCTGCTTGATCGCCAGGGTTAACATCGGGGTGATATAACCGTGCCAAACGCCGGTAGGACGCCTTGATATCTTCTGCCGGTGCGCCCGTCCGTAATCCCAATAGTCGATAGCAATCCGGTAGATTCATAGAGACCAAAAATGGCAGAATGTTGAACAATTCTGCCATAAATCTAACGTGACATCGTTGATTTGATGCTCGTCGTCAAGGTAGATGAACTGCCTTAGGTCGAGGGTGGACTTTCCACAACACGATCAATCAAACCATACTCAACCGCTTCCGCTGCCGACATAAAGTAGTCGCGATCGGTATCTTTGGCGATTTGCTCAACTGTTTTTCCGGTACGAGCCGCTAGCATTTCGTTCAACTGCTGGCGCACGCGTAAAATTTCCTTCGCCTCGATTTGGATATCCGTGGCCTGCCGACGACCCACACCCCCCAAGGGTTGGTGAATCATGATCCGCGCATGGGGCAGGGCCAAGCGCTTGCCCTTGCTACCCGCCGCCAACAGAAAAGCTCCCATGGATGCAGCCAAACCAACACAAATCGTCACCACTTCAGACTTGATGTACTGCATGGTGTCGTAGATGGCCATGCCCGCCGTCACGGAACCACCGGGCGAGTTGATATACAGATAGATGGGCTTACCGGGATCATCAGAATCCAGGTAGAGCATGGCAGCAACGATGGAATTGGCCAAGCCATCGGTGACTTCTTGTCCCAGGAAAATGATCCGCTCTTGGTTGAGGCGGGTGTAAATGTCAATCCACTGGGTATATTGGCTACCGGGTAGCCGATAGGGAACTTTAGGTGTGCCGATGGGCATAGTGAGTACTCTCTACAGATTGAAAACGATAGGAGAACGGGGGAGCAGCCGCCATGCCGGCAGCTTCAGGACTCTAGCAAGCCCTTAGGTGAGCGACGCCACGGGCGCAGTGGGTAATTCCTTAGAACTCGCCAACACGCGATCGATTAAGCCATACTCCAAGGCTTCTTGGGGAGTCAGGTAGAACATTCGATCCGTATCTTTGGCAATTTGCTCCACCGTTTTGCCGGTGTTTTTTGCCATAATTTCCAGGGTCGTTTGCTTGTTGGTCAGCACTTCCTTGGCCCGAATCTGAATATCGGTGGCCTGCCCTTGAGCACCACTGCGAGTTTGGTTCAGCACAATGGTGGCATGGGGTAAGCTAGCACGGAAGCCCTTCGTACCCGCTGACAAAATCATGGCCGCAGTTCCCATAGCCTGCCCAATGCAGATGGTATGAACCGCTGGCTTAATGTAGTCAATCGTGTCACAGATAGCAAAGGCTTCGGTTTCAAACCCAATTGCATCTCCGCCGTACCAAGAGGTTCCGGTCGAGTTGATGTAGAAATAAATCGGTTTGTCCGGATCATCAAACTGCAGGTAGAGCAACTGAGCAATAATCAACTCAGTTACGTCAATACCAACCTGTTGTTTCACCTCATCAGAGGAATACAGGGGTAACCCCAAGTACACAATACGCTCTTTCAACAAGAGCGACGGTAGGTCTGGAGGGGGTGTGCGATAGTAAGCATCACCACCATATGTAGACTGAACCGCCTGGATAGGTGAATTCATATAACGTCTTGCCTATCAGTTGCCTCAACAATTGGGTGCAGTGTT
This genomic interval carries:
- a CDS encoding nicotinate-nucleotide adenylyltransferase, with translation MLNIALFGTSADPPTTAHQQILTWLSHRFDWVAVWASDNPFKSHQTLLQHRGAMLRLLIADIYPPRHNIGYHPDLSSPRALITVERAKERWPQAHFTLIIGSDLVDQLPRWYQVDELLHQIDLLVVPRPGYPLEDGNLDQLRQMGATVAIADLTGLAVSSTAYRKAGDTAILTPPIEDYIHREQLYACQNGANESLPTW
- a CDS encoding NUDIX domain-containing protein: MSERSQRKPTDLVSPLAEFKVGVDSVIFSVDSDQNRLLVLLVMRQDAPFSGEWSLPGTLVRQGESLEGSAYRVLSEKIRVENLYLEQLYTFGGPDRDPREAETSYGVRYLSVSYFALVRFAEAELIADGVNGIAWYPLGQVPRLAFDHQQILDYGYRRLRNKLEYSPIAFDVLPEMFTLNDLYQLYTTVLGDHFADYSNFRTRILKLGILSDTGIKTSRGAGRPASLYRFDAEAFAPLKDKPLVFV
- a CDS encoding NAD+ synthase, which produces MTPPTLSLAIAQLNPTIGDLAGNAQQILTAAQTAAAQGVRLLLTPELSLCGYPPRDLLMQPRFIQAMADTLHQLARDLPPQIAVLVGTIDPNQRSPQGEKPLFNSVALLEQGDIQQIFHKRLLPTYDVFDEDRYFQPGEDINTFAVTLSDGYRVTLGVTICEDLWNDEEFWGKRSYQVDPIADLASHGVDLVLNLSASPYSVGKQAIREAMLRHAALRHQVPILYVNQVGGNDDLIFDGSSVAMNAQGQTVVRALPFQPDLQFLDYDLALGDVTADPEAIAPQPASHDGEIWSALVLGVQDYARKCGFSRAVIGLSGGIDSALVAAIATAALGADQVLGVLMPSPYSSDHSLADAYALAKNLGIRTETLPIAGLMSAYDDTLEDLFAGTSFGIAEENIQSRIRGNLLMAIANKFGYLLLSTGNKSELAVGYCTLYGDMNGGLAAIADVPKTRVYSLCRWLNSNDDPAVPWRLPQSTSGEIIPNAILTKPPSAELKPDQKDSDSLPDYDTLDDILCRLVTRHQSPSDIVAAGHDPGIVNRVMQLVTRAEFKRKQAPPGLKITDRAFGTGWRMPIASRWIATVPSPSSAS
- the clpS gene encoding ATP-dependent Clp protease adapter ClpS translates to MTASPTITPDRVKQTTRKTYPNFKVIVLNDDFNTFQHVAACLMKYIPQMTSDRAWELTNQVHFEGQAIVWTGPQEQAELYHQQLSRAGLTMAPLEAA
- a CDS encoding DUF2103 domain-containing protein, encoding MAQPPSGRLVWNHSTHIPGLIPILETLLKRQTTITTITPAVIGRSRAHSPKLTLRVSVPVLGGFKLIARKGKQFQEVFVITTLEKPDLEEAIADVLTK
- a CDS encoding J domain-containing protein, producing MAELFNILPFLVSMNLPDCYRLLGLRTGAPAEDIKASYRRLARLYHPDVNPGDQAAEEKFIQITEAYKYLMDVVPEETSRSTSTPSATPSPTPSSQPPKVRIHVKRPAERSPSPSPSKSPAPQIRLDPTLSDTDRKLKQHSYKQLQHLLKEQRFPRAIALVEGLSQRLPKDREVKQWQAITYQRFGQHLVRQRQLDKARIYLKKALQTDPNNRSLWLEVERVFRQIEQLL
- a CDS encoding ATP-dependent Clp protease proteolytic subunit, with amino-acid sequence MPIGTPKVPYRLPGSQYTQWIDIYTRLNQERIIFLGQEVTDGLANSIVAAMLYLDSDDPGKPIYLYINSPGGSVTAGMAIYDTMQYIKSEVVTICVGLAASMGAFLLAAGSKGKRLALPHARIMIHQPLGGVGRRQATDIQIEAKEILRVRQQLNEMLAARTGKTVEQIAKDTDRDYFMSAAEAVEYGLIDRVVESPPST
- a CDS encoding ATP-dependent Clp protease proteolytic subunit codes for the protein MNSPIQAVQSTYGGDAYYRTPPPDLPSLLLKERIVYLGLPLYSSDEVKQQVGIDVTELIIAQLLYLQFDDPDKPIYFYINSTGTSWYGGDAIGFETEAFAICDTIDYIKPAVHTICIGQAMGTAAMILSAGTKGFRASLPHATIVLNQTRSGAQGQATDIQIRAKEVLTNKQTTLEIMAKNTGKTVEQIAKDTDRMFYLTPQEALEYGLIDRVLASSKELPTAPVASLT